In one Kluyveromyces marxianus DMKU3-1042 DNA, complete genome, chromosome 4 genomic region, the following are encoded:
- the TOM1 gene encoding E3 ubiquitin-protein ligase TOM1: MVTLTRAEKLRKEENAKSYKPLIDDLTECSESDFIEKLKNIKEWDRSRDDLYVWIPVLNRIDEILTKIVENYNYTSTDWKKLPCKLELMSKKDENDVWEYLSFSIRLLNNTMNRSIYNSLDVMNSLLNCPNFKIKLGAARILATIGERNVVSRNGYDSKGIMSSDEMKEKSLELALCLPSSTTDDNMEHFSLVDLYFDKKLYPSKLGRIEYKYFTKDSKRNKDNSKPPSKNLQVNANKMRTFILSKDDLTSLTLQQIFDKGMQELPREEWFKFSLRATVAKAFSDNSFENIQLRNHIIQTKFNAIAIINVTFYPAQVSSKFFEVDPYAFNSLSEFLSLSETKVPRDLRMDALFALECISLKHIWCSDIVRNLGGNMSHGLLFQILKYISKIIRENNTEEVDEEYNVRFFYLISNLADVRVLQESLLNAGLISSILDIISIKTNGFKRTKTSATHLLDALMSNECVDDFINNNGLNILIESLTEEVTFALEHPEYGAPPKYSVTHYSISFRQISFIRSLLKLVLKLLSCDSGNRTRNLIDSPILGALNNILKNKSVFGYTLLSHVLDIIQTVINIEPTIYQVLIECDTIPFIIENFEQFVCPSTELLKILPEVISALCLHTDGLKQVKEKHLINYIFQISTDVDFSKVMCADDEVIDLGSSLDELSRHYPDLKEDIVDQFVELVHKLPEILDFDHPHLYKSQNGQNNFYLSPDEEVVENEEGADEIAAWEVQKYSVILDTFSGMFFGMMENVSWVPLLSKKIDAASLLAVLVPKKPTYDYIDSQCFLNFTDALKTFDDEDSKYALPTLLDLLKSTLEDLSDFINYDQNKSFVLTMDSDTVEQTLKQVNVLQVILSTITSVYIDLFSLFPERVIQIIEYFEQHGFSLVHLLRSTFERCALEEYYIRESLPVDVSDKTRPATSPGTPSLLLYKVKGEKEVKTNFTSTKFKNTLQCRFLFHTTQSCISIIFRALLRLSHARKMSLTSTDLATELRIFNEVTQSFVNMLSNKSLEKKLGYLVVLLNLTSFSFTYVVANNRSLDTFNTIPILMFYQLGGFQAYKHWCMVLTKKCLEIPDVTAVEKINYLKDEQDVIASHGLVATLSFMNKAIQLQTMEMIRSTKDYYPHDDITYNITSGVIVTIKILALGLVKEIFDLDEMFSSDRRRFPYPVFKQLLTMIKNIYASSDEVEDPEFSLYELRWDLIPPSYCKIEMLKSCGISEDVARGYLEEQNDDLPVHVKPDVFSNAEWENYKKLKASGEWKTDLQLLPPQYDNLTTKADLTDFRANFYRNGFEQKILCIVQNYPKLINAVSKMFLEIYDELQFPHISMLEDLLSIMNSSKLENADQLAPIVHLFGIFLNEEKIYNQSKTVIHKFITFLLENLSPQYVNHPWFFKALYVYEIILARSMFPDSTELPDDFKIPEIITVDVKHLFSVDKDLIFNVLIRVPEITDFYSSLAISRILILYAAEEKYSNEIVQSGIIPKLLKVIGTHQKSEKINYLESSLLLLCRRCFETKNVVSSLIKYELNRAFTTRAIGDTKEKSRDLTLLIGEKANVIMRDPEIFVTELCKNGRFVDFSSKNVLESFVMKRFVDEEPKNLEADEGGKEAAFTKRTGIVDLLLSQLMAAYKMDWLSEPPNPAEQEEKKVKKKPRNQVKASRNPICAYMIFLLKTLTELLSSYNHSKYEFMTFNKRGAYSESPAPRTTALNFFIHQLLDYKTQDVDIYVTKRRETIGKLATCALIGFVSSVQDDKLVKSDPKSLDPNMTFIRKFTLESLSKAMKDLKGTRSLENNLGKYHGWFNLVHRLLITDPLMNNLLDKMKIETDKYEICKLMLEIKIPETITECLSTLDLNVPFSKKIYNAAIDPLNSITETRNIFSEYFKSENNEDDEDVDEDSDKEEVPDMFKNSALGMYDIEDIEDDDDDDSLMGDEDVAFVNDDEDIEIVFSDEDGAEESVSESDSDSDESSATSDSVESSEDEEMEVEINEQSSDEDMSGDDEEDISADESYYSGSPPLVVEVSEEGFGSDLEIDLDDSELSSDWESGLSELDDTDYESDDSQREEANYNSSNLRNGANNRWYTSDGVEIYDDSDGEGRGIYRGVQHVPNEELIFRIENSSLSNNRRGRHHHNRMAIAPSIISIDSDSHRSRNMLMNPLGPHGMEEVEDIISNEDNPARRFGPGITGFWLADSLLDNKSIDGIIVKNTTERWGDIFEMFYENKGFLINILPEIVCKVIERSAELWYKQIAEHKAKELQEKTGTERPKKRSLDEMTMDDSDTENLSSREGSEAVAEVEEEHPTNTASHEPVYVIIDGNEVDIGGTDIDPEFINALPEDMRAEVLAQHISERRAEARQHEIDSREINDEFLESVPATIREEIIAGENVSRRFSNLLSNRRVGEFDGESVSGSDYDGNSDNENTTSQSNQNKSKRVHFDPLVDRSGIAAIVKSLFIPQPYFSRESYHELFFKLCSSKQNRSDIMNFLLLILTEGISDQHSLEKIFNLISNKANSSNDSKTMSYQLPPDCTPLIVANQCIEVLQSMIESDARLRYFFVTEHDNLIINKSYVKTKKDIFSKNMKWPINALFALLNQKLVTDETVLMDLLTNILKQCTKPILSLVKKKNENTFKRNFEIPVIEKKHLELIVSVIKLDSCNTKIFQQTLNIMTNLFSIKDAQEIFTSELRNLAVSTISQLIKDLNELCVQLPSVKSGTEINSEIIQKFTSPSSEQSKLLKVVTAVDYIYSHQKQGDTESARKLVALFNEMKLGPVWVALSKCLTAFEENSAVSTSATILLPTIESLMVVCKNSKVREVSGGQLKYTEKSYDFETISVEDLFFEFTDLHKKLLNEMIRANPQLMSGPFQLLVKNPKILDFDNKRHFFMAKIRHNPAQRQKLSITVRRDQVFLDSYRALFFKSNEEIKNCKLDITFKGEAGVDEGGVTREWYQVLSRQMFNPDYALFIPVGSDNTKFRPNRTSGINPEHLSFFKFVGMIIGKAISDNCFLDCHFSREVYKNILGKPVSLKDMESLDLEYYKSLNWMLENDITYVIEETFSIDTDDYGEHKTIDLIPNGRNIAVTEENKKEYVQKVVEYKLQESVKEHMANLLQGFYTIIDKDLISIFDEQELELLISGLPDIDVDDWKNNTTYVNYTPTCKQINYFWRAVRSFDKEERAKLLQFVTGTSKLPLNGFKDLSGINGDSKFSIHRDYGSTDRLPSSHTCFNQLDLPAYDSYEQLRGSLLLAINEGHEGFGLA; encoded by the coding sequence TGAGtagcgatgagatgaaagagaaaagttTGGAACTTGCACTATGTTTGccatcttcaacaaccgATGACAACATGGAACATTTTTCCTTAGTCGACCTCTACTTTGATAAAAAGCTGTATCCTTCTAAGTTGGGACGCATTGAATACAAGTACTTCACAAAAGACTCAAAACGTAATAAAGATAATTCCAAGCCTCCATCCAAAAACCTTCAAGTAAATGCAAACAAAATGCGTACATTTATCCTGAGCAAGGATGATTTAACGTCATTAACCCTTcaacaaatatttgataagGGGATGCAAGAGCTACCTAGGGAGGAATGGTTCAAATTTTCTCTGCGCGCAACAGTTGCAAAAGCTTTCAGCGACAACTCCTTTGAGAATATTCAGTTGAGAAATCATATTATTCAAACCAAGTTCAACGCAATAGCTATTATAAATGTCACTTTCTACCCTGCTCAGGTTAGTTCtaaattctttgaagttgatCCATATGCATTTAATAGTCTCTCGGAGTTTTTGTCATTGTCAGAGACCAAAGTTCCAAGAGATTTACGGATGGATGCTCTCTTTGCACTAGAGTGCATATCTTTAAAGCATATTTGGTGTTCGGATATCGTTAGGAATTTAGGAGGAAATATGTCTCATGGTTTACTATTTCAAATTCTAAAGTACATCTCTAAGATCATCAGAGAAAATAATACCGAAGAggttgatgaagaatacAACGTGAGATTTTTTTACCTAATCTCAAATTTGGCCGATGTTAGAGTTCTCCAAGAATCTTTACTCAATGCCGGACTTATTTCATCAATCCTCGATATAATTTCAATCAAGACAAACGGTTTCAAACGCACCAAAACATCTGCTACTCATTTATTAGACGCTTTAATGAGTAATGAATGCGTTGATGACTTCATCAATAACAATGGACTTAATATTTTAATAGAGTCTTTAACGGAGGAGGTGACTTTTGCGTTAGAACATCCGGAATATGGAGCTCCTCCAAAATATTCAGTGACACATTACTCCATTTCTTTCAGACAGATATCTTTCATCAGAAGTTTACTAAAGCTAGTACTAAAGCTGTTATCATGCGATTCCGGTAACCGGACAAGGAACTTAATAGACTCTCCAATTCTTGGAGCattgaataatatattgAAGAATAAGTCTGTTTTCGGCTATACGCTTTTATCCCATGTGTTGGATATTATACAGACCGTCATCAATATTGAACCTACTATTTATCAAGTTTTGATAGAATGTGACACTATTCCATTCATAATTGAGaattttgaacaatttgtTTGTCCTTCAACAGAACTTCTAAAGATACTACCCGAGGTTATATCAGCCTTATGTCTTCATACCGATGGGTTAAAGCAAGTCAAAGAGAAACATTTGATAAATTATATTTTCCAGATCTCGACTGACGTGGATTTTTCGAAAGTTATGTGCGCTGATGATGAAGTAATTGATCTTGGTTCATCGTTAGATGAATTATCGAGACATTATCCTGATctcaaagaagatattgtTGACCAATTTGTAGAACTAGTGCATAAACTACCTGAGATACTCGATTTTGATCACCCTCATTTATACAAATCTCAAAACGGACAAAATAACTTTTATCTCTCACCTGACGAAGAGGTTGTGGAGAATGAAGAAGGTGCTGACGAGATAGCAGCATGGGAAGTACAAAAATACTCCGTTATACTCGATACTTTCTCCGGTATGTTTTTTGGAATGATGGAAAATGTATCCTGGGTCCCACTTCTCTCCAAAAAAATTGACGCTGCCAGTCTATTAGCGGTTTTGGTACCAAAGAAACCAACATATGACTACATTGATTCCCAATGCTTTTTGAATTTCACTGACGCTTTAAAAACTTTCGATGATGAGGATAGTAAATATGCTTTACCCACATTATTGGatcttttgaaatcaaCTTTAGAAGATTTATCTGACTTCATTAATTACGATCAGAATAAATCTTTCGTTCTAACAATGGACTCGGATACTGTAGAACAAACTCTAAAACAAGTCAACGTTCTACAAGTGATTTTATCTACCATAACTTCCGTTTACATTGATTTATTTTCACTTTTCCCGGAAAGGGTTATCCAAATCATTGAGTATTTTGAGCAACATGGATTTTCTTTAGTGCATCTTTTGAGATCAACATTCGAAAGATGTGCTCTAGAAGAATACTATATCCGGGAATCTCTACCTGTAGATGTATCagacaagacaagaccAGCGACTTCACCTGGTACTCCGTCGTTGCTCCTCTATAAGGTCAAAGGCGAAAAGGAGGTTAAGACAAATTTCACTTCAaccaaattcaaaaatactCTACAATGCAGGTTTTTGTTCCATACTACGCAATCTTGCATATCGATAATATTTAGGGCACTACTAAGATTATCTCACGCAAGGAAAATGTCTCTAACCTCTACTGATCTTGCAACTGAACTTAGAATATTTAATGAAGTGACCCAATCTTTCGTTAACATGCTCAGCAACAAATccttggaaaagaaactaGGATATTTGGTTGTACTTCTAAACTTGAcaagtttttctttcacaTATGTGGTGGCGAATAATAGAAGTTTGGATACTTTCAATACAATACCAATTCTCATGTTTTATCAACTAGGAGGATTCCAAGCATACAAGCATTGGTGTATGGTATTGACCAAAAAATGCTTAGAGATCCCAGATGTTACTGCGGTCgaaaaaataaactatCTCAAAGACGAACAAGATGTGATTGCATCCCATGGACTAGTAGCGACGCTCTCTTTTATGAATAAAGCTATTCAACTACAAACTATGGAAATGATTCGTTCAACAAAGGACTACTATCCTCATGACGATATCACTTACAATATAACGTCTGGTGTCATTGTTACCATCAAAATTCTTGCCCTCGGTTTAGTAAAAGAAATTTTTGATCTCGATGAAATGTTTTCCAGtgatagaagaagattcccCTACCCTGTTTTCAAACAACTATTAACCATGATCAAGAATATATACGCTTCAAGTGATGAGGTTGAAGACCCAGAGTTTTCATTATACGAACTAAGATGGGATTTAATACCACCTTCATATTGCAAAATCGAGATGTTAAAATCATGTGGCATTTCTGAAGATGTTGCTAGAGGttatttggaagaacaaaatgatgatttaCCTGTCCACGTGAAACCAGATGTTTTCAGCAATGCTGAATGGGAGAATTATAAGAAGCTCAAGGCCAGTGGCGAATGGAAAACTGATCTTCAGCTATTGCCACCTCAATACGACAATCTCACTACAAAAGCTGATCTCACAGATTTCAGGGCCAACTTCTATCGTAATGGGTTTGAGCAGAAGATACTTTGTATCGTGCAAAACTATCCAAAACTCATAAATGCTGTTTCAAAGATGTTCTTAGAGATATACGATGAGCTACAATTCCCTCACATAAGCATGTTGGAAGACTTACTCTCCATTATGAATTCAAGCAAATTAGAAAATGCTGACCAACTTGCCCCAATTGTTCATCTatttggtatttttttgaatgagGAAAAGATCTACAACCAGTCTAAGACAGTGATTCATAAATTCATCACATTCTTACTGGAGAATTTATCTCCACAATATGTGAACCATCCATGGTTCTTCAAGGCACTATATGTTTACGAAATCATTCTTGCAAGATCTATGTTTCCAGATAGCACAGAATTACCAGACGACTTCAAAATACCTGAAATAATTACTGTTGATGTTAAACATTTATTCTCAGTTGATAAGGATCTGATTTTCAACGTGTTAATTAGAGTTCCTGAAATAACAGACTTTTACTCGTCATTGGCAATCTCTCGTATTCTAATTTTATATGCTGCTGAAGAGAAGTATTCAAATGAAATCGTGCAATCTGGAATAATTCCAAAGTTACTAAAAGTTATCGGAACTCATCAAAAGtctgaaaagatcaactaCTTAGAATCTTCACTTTTGTTGCTTTGTAGAAGGTGTTTTGAAACAAAGAATGTGGTATCATCTTTAATCAAGTATGAATTGAACCGTGCTTTTACTACCAGAGCAATTGGCGACACTAAAGAAAAATCCAGAGATCTCACTTTGTTAATAGGCGAAAAAGCCAACGTTATCATGCGTGATCCAGAGATTTTTGTTACAGAGCTATGCAAAAATGGTAGGTTTGTTGActtctcttccaaaaatGTATTAGAGTCATTCGTTATGAAAAGGTTCGTTGATGAAGAGCCCAAAAATCTAGAAGCTGATGAGGGAGGAAAAGAAGCTGCATTCACCAAAAGAACTGGAATTGTTGACTTATTGCTTTCACAACTTATGGCTGCTTACAAAATGGATTGGTTAAGTGAACCACCCAATCCAGCGGAGCAGGAGGagaaaaaggtaaaaaagaaaccaagaaaCCAAGTGAAAGCCTCCAGGAATCCAATTTGTGCGTATATGATTTTCTTATTGAAAACGTTGACGGAACTTCTATCTAGTTACAATCATTCCAAATATGAGTTTATGACTTTCAACAAACGAGGAGCTTATAGTGAGTCTCCAGCACCCCGTACGACAGCCCTAAACTTTTTTATTCACCAGCTTTTGGACTACAAAACTCAAGATGTGGACATTTATGTTACAAAACGTCGCGAAACAATAGGTAAATTAGCTACTTGTGCACTAATTGGCTTTGTTAGTTCTGTTCAGGATGATAAACTGGTAAAATCTGATCCAAAATCACTTGACCCCAATATGACTTTCATAAGAAAGTTCACGTTAGAATCGTTGTCAAAAGCAATGAAGGATCTAAAAGGAACAAGATCTTTAGAAAATAACCTTGGAAAATACCATGGCTGGTTTAATTTGGTGCATAGACTCTTAATTACAGATCCTTTAATGAACAACTTATTGgacaaaatgaaaattgaAACTGACAAATACGAAATTTGTAAGTTGATGcttgaaatcaaaattcCCGAAACCATTACGGAATGCCTTTCAACACTAGATTTGAACGTACCATTTTCTAAAAAGATATACAATGCGGCTATCGATCCTTTAAACTCAATCACGGAAACAAGGAATATATTCTCAGAATACTTCAAAAGTGAGAATaatgaagacgatgaagatgtcGACGAAGATTcagataaagaagaagttcctgatatgttcaaaaactcaGCCCTTGGTATGtatgatattgaagatatcgaagatgatgacgatgatgattcttTGATGGGCGATGAAGACGTTGCATTTGTcaacgatgatgaagacatTGAAATTGTGTTtagtgatgaagatggcGCTGAAGAATCTGTATCCGAATCTGATAGCGACTCGGATGAGAGTTCTGCTACAAGCGATAGTGTAGAGAGCAGCGAAGATGAGGAGATGGAGGTTGAAATCAACGAGCAATCTAGTGATGAGGATATGTCAGGAGATGACGAAGAGGATATTTCTGCTGACGAAAGCTATTACTCGGGAAGCCCTCCATTAGTTGTCGAAGTAAGCGAAGAAGGGTTTGGGTCTGACCTGGAGATAGATTTAGATGACAGTGAGTTGTCATCTGACTGGGAATCAGGACTTTCTGAACTTGATGATACCGATTATGAGAGCGATGATTCacaaagagaagaagcaaacTACAACTCCTCCAACTTAAGAAACGGAGCAAATAATAGATGGTATACATCAGACGGCGTTGAAATTTACGATGATTCGGATGGCGAAGGAAGAGGTATTTACAGAGGTGTACAACATGTTCCAAATGAGGAATTAATATTCAGAATAGAAAACAGCTCTCTAAGTAACAACAGACGTGGAAGACATCATCACAACAGAATGGCAATTGCTCCATCAATAATATCTATTGATAGCGATAGTCATAGATCAAGGAACATGCTGATGAACCCATTGGGGCCACATGGAATGGAAGAGGTTGAAGACATCATTTCAAATGAGGATAATCCGGCTCGGAGATTTGGACCAGGCATTACAGGGTTTTGGCTAGCTGACTCACTCTTAGATAATAAATCTATCGATGGTATTATAGTCAAGAACACTACTGAAAGATGGGGCGATATATTTGAGATGTTTTATGAAAACAAAGGGTTtttaataaatatattacCAGAGATTGTTTGCAAAGTAATTGAAAGAAGTGCAGAGTTATGGTATAAGCAGATAGCTGAACACAAGGCAAAGGAGCTGCAGGAGAAGACTGGTACAGAACGtccaaagaagagaagcttGGATGAAATGACTATGGATGATAGCGATACTGAGAATCTCTCTAGTAGAGAGGGCTCTGAAGCTGTGGCTGAAGTAGAGGAGGAACATCCAACTAATACCGCCTCCCATGAACCGGTTTATGTGATAATTGACGGTAATGAGGTTGATATCGGAGGGACAGATATAGATCCAGAATTCATAAATGCCTTACCAGAGGATATGAGAGCTGAAGTATTAGCACAACATATCAGTGAAAGAAGAGCTGAGGCTCGACAACATGAAATTGACAGCAGAGAAATAAATGATGAATTTTTGGAGTCAGTACCTGCTACTATTCGCGAAGAAATAATTGCTGGTGAAAATGTCTCAAGGCGTTTCTCTAATCTGTTATCTAATAGACGGGTTGGTGAATTTGATGGAGAGTCTGTTAGTGGCAGTGATTATGATGGTAACTCCGATAATGAGAATACAACTTCTCAGAGCAATCAAAATAAATCTAAACGTGTTCACTTTGATCCATTAGTCGACCGTTCCGGTATAGCAGCAATCGTCAAGAGTTTATTTATTCCTCAGCCATACTTTTCTCGTGAGTCATACCAcgaacttttcttcaaactaTGTTCCAGCAAGCAAAATCGCAGTGATATCATGAACTTTTTGTTATTGATCCTAACGGAAGGTATCTCAGATCAACATTCGTTGGAAAAGATATTTAACTTAATATCAAACAAGGCAAACTCTTCAAATGACTCGAAAACAATGTCATACCAATTACCTCCAGATTGCACTCCCCTCATTGTTGCCAATCAGTGTATTGAAGTTTTGCAGTCTATGATTGAATCCGATGCCAGATTAAGATATTTCTTCGTTACAGAACATGATAATTTGATTATCAACAAATCTTATgtgaaaacgaaaaaggatatattttcaaagaacaTGAAATGGCCTATCAATGCGTTGTTTGCTTTACTTAACCAAAAATTGGTAACCGATGAAACTGTCCTAATGGATTTGCTAACAAATATCTTAAAGCAATGTACGAAACCAATCCTGTCATtggtaaagaagaagaatgagaacaccttcaaaagaaatttCGAAATACCTgttattgaaaagaagcacTTAGAGCTAATTGTTTCTGTGATTAAACTAGACTCCTGTAATACCAAGATATTCCAACAAACGTTGAATATAATGACGAATCTCTTCTCTATCAAAGATGCTCAAGAAATATTTACATCTGAATTAAGAAATTTGGCTGTTTCGACAATATCTCAACTAATCAAAGATCTTAATGAACTGTGTGTTCAATTACCTTCTGTCAAGAGTGGCACTGAAATCAATTCAGaaataattcaaaaattcaCTTCACCTAGTTCGGAGCAATCTAAATTGTTAAAGGTTGTTACTGCTGTAGACTATATTTATTCACATCAGAAACAAGGGGATACAGAAAGTGCACGCAAACTAGTGGCTCTATTTAATGAGATGAAATTAGGTCCGGTATGGGTTGCACTAAGCAAATGCTTAActgcttttgaagaaaatagtGCAGTATCTACGTCTGCCactattcttcttcctACTATCGAGTCATTGATGGTGGTATGCAAAAACAGTAAGGTTCGCGAGGTATCTGGCGGACAATTGAAATACACCGAAAAGTCTTATGATTTTGAGACAATTTCAGTGGAAGATTTATTCTTTGAGTTCACAGATTTGCAtaaaaagttgttgaatGAAATGATTAGAGCCAATCCTCAATTAATGAGCGGTCCCTTCCAACTTCTTGTGAAGAATCCTAAAATCCTAGACTTTGACAACAAAAGACACTTCTTCATGGCAAAGATAAGACATAATCCTGCTCAAAGGCAAAAATTATCGATTACTGTTCGCCGTGATCAAGTTTTCCTTGATTCCTACCGCGCATTATTCTTTAAATCAAATGAAGAGATCAAAAACTGTAAGTTGGATATTACCTTTAAGGGAGAGGCAGGTGTCGATGAAGGTGGTGTTACCAGAGAATGGTACCAGGTGCTTTCGAGACAAATGTTTAATCCTGATTATGCTTTGTTTATTCCAGTCGGTTCTGACAACACAAAGTTCCGTCCTAATCGTACTTCGGGCATCAATCCCGAGCAtttgtctttcttcaagtttgTTGGTATGATCATCGGTAAAGCTATTAGTGACAACTGTTTCTTGGACTGCCATTTCAGTAGAGAAGTGTACAAGAATATTTTGGGGAAACCAGTATCCTTAAAGGATATGGAGTCGTTAGATTTAGAGTATTACAAATCGTTGAATTGGATGCTTGAAAATGACATTACGTATGTTATCGAGGAGACCTTTTCTATTGACACCGACGATTACGGTGAGCACAAGACTATCGACTTGATTCCAAATGGCCGCAATATCGCTGTCACcgaagaaaacaagaaggagTATGTGCAGAAAGTGGTCGAATACAAGTTACAAGAATCTGTAAAGGAACACATGGCAAACCTTCTACAAGGGTTCTACACAATTATCGATAAAGATTTGATTTCTATCTTTGACGAACAAGAATTGGAGCTATTGATCAGCGGTCTACCAGATATCGATGTTGATGACTGGAAGAACAACACTACCTACGTCAACTACACGCCAACATGCAAACAGATAAATTACTTCTGGAGAGCTGTCAGATCATttgataaagaagaaagagctAAACTTTTACAATTTGTGACTGGTACATCTAAGCTTCCATTGAATGGGTTTAAAGACTTGAGTGGAATCAACGGTGACTCCAAGTTCTCTATCCACAGGGACTACGGCTCCACCGATAGATTGCCATCGTCGCACACATGTTTCAACCAACTAGATTTACCTGCATATGATTCTTACGAACAATTGCGGGGTTCATTATTGTTGGCTATCAATGAAGGCCACGAGGGTTTCGGCTTGGCATAA